The Nitrospirota bacterium nucleotide sequence GGACCCGCTCCCCACCCGCATGTTCTCGTTCATGCACGGTTCGGCCCGCGCGGGCCTTCAGCAGCCGCTCCAGGTCGGCGACCCGTTTCCTCAAGCGATCGAGCTCGGCCCGCTCTTCTCCGGCGCTCATGGCTGTGTCGCTCAATAGATCCGCCCGCATACGACCCAATGGCGGTCGTCAATGACTTCGATCAGGAGCCGGCTGAGGTTCAGCTCGGCCAGTTGGGCCGCGACCTCGTCTTCCGTGAAGGCGGCCAGGAGCGAGTTGTAGAAGTCCCGGCGGAGGATCGCCGGCTCGTCGGCCGCGTAACAGTCCACGATCGCCTGGGCCTCCTCCGGAGACTCGGGCCGGAGCAGGTCCATGACGAGCACGGGCGCGCCTGGCCTGGCCAGTTGCCTGACCCGATACCAGAACTGGAGCGGATTGGGAACGTGGTGCAGGAGGCTGTTGGAGACGACCGCGTCGGCCGGCTCCGGAAGCGCGAGGGTCTGGAATCGCTCGCAGCGCAGCGCGATCCGATCCGCCAGCCCCGCCGCCCGGACCGCCTCCTGCGCCAGTGTAATCATGGCCGGCGAGGCATCCACGCCGGTCAGCCGGCACTCGGGCAGGCTTCGGGCGAAGCGGATCGGAATGTCGGCCGGGCCGCAGCCCAGATCCACCAGGTGACCTTGGGTCAGTTCCGGATAGACTTCCAGGAACCGGTCCACGAACCCCTGGTTCTCTTCCGCGAAATCGGCATTGGCGTAGGCCCTGGCCTGCTCCGGATCGTCCATCAGCTCCGGCTCAAGTACGCGCGATATCATCGGCAACCCAAGAGCGTATGGCCTATAGCCTATGGCTTATGGCAGGAGCTTCATGTTCGAGCCATACGCTATACGCCATACGCCATTAGCCCTTTGCCTCCTCGATCGCCACCGGATCGCCCGTTCGTACGAGCCCTTCCGTCAGCACCTTGGCGTAGAGCCGGCTCCAGCCAGGATGTTTCTTCTGTGAAATCCGATCGAAATTTCCGTCCTTGAACCAGCAGCCGTTCTGCCGGCAGGGATCCGTGTAGCTGGTGATCTCCAGCCGCACGTCCTTCCCGACCTTCAGCCGATCCCCGGGCTTGAGGCGGCTCCAGTCCAGTCCCGCGATCGTCAGGTTCTCTCCGGCGCTGCCCGGCGCGATCGCGTGGCCCTCGGCCCGCAAGGCTTCGATCCATTCCAGGGAGTAGAGACAGACCGCCCGATCCGGCCCCCCGTGAAACAGACGGCTCCTCTGCCTGTCCCCTTCTACTCCCTTTTCAGTGACGCGGGCCTCGGGCACGGGACGCTTCGGCACCCCGCCCTTGGAGACGT carries:
- a CDS encoding MOSC domain-containing protein, with the protein product MTKRETTPTAPHVHQINVSKGGVPKRPVPEARVTEKGVEGDRQRSRLFHGGPDRAVCLYSLEWIEALRAEGHAIAPGSAGENLTIAGLDWSRLKPGDRLKVGKDVRLEITSYTDPCRQNGCWFKDGNFDRISQKKHPGWSRLYAKVLTEGLVRTGDPVAIEEAKG
- a CDS encoding class I SAM-dependent methyltransferase — protein: MDDPEQARAYANADFAEENQGFVDRFLEVYPELTQGHLVDLGCGPADIPIRFARSLPECRLTGVDASPAMITLAQEAVRAAGLADRIALRCERFQTLALPEPADAVVSNSLLHHVPNPLQFWYRVRQLARPGAPVLVMDLLRPESPEEAQAIVDCYAADEPAILRRDFYNSLLAAFTEDEVAAQLAELNLSRLLIEVIDDRHWVVCGRIY